A genomic region of Phragmites australis chromosome 2, lpPhrAust1.1, whole genome shotgun sequence contains the following coding sequences:
- the LOC133909248 gene encoding bZIP transcription factor 12-like isoform X1, which produces MASSRVMASSSPSHTASDIARFAQAASKPGGGSGLGSMNVEELLRSIYGDMPTPAPASGGDRPMSPAPATEIASRRTAEEVWKEITGGGGSRGTVTPAAPAVVAAGGGGGGGGSEMTLEDFLATEGAVKEDEVRVSGPSEAAGGPVAMGFLSGAEGLGGRGGGGGKGRKRRLMDPVDRAAMQRQKRMIKNRESAARSRERKQAYIAELESLVAQLEEESAELLREQEERHQKRLKEVIFLILRCNMCTHIFYLFSIYCASEVNQI; this is translated from the exons ATGGCGTCGTCGAGGGTGATGGCGTCGTCCTCGCCGTCGCACACGGCCTCGGATATCGCGCGCTTCGCGCAGGCCGCGAGCAAGCCCGGCGGGGGCAGCGGACTGGGGTCCATGAACGTCGAGGAGCTCCTCCGCAGCATTTACGGCGACATGCCCACCCCGGCGCCCGCGTCGGGCGGCGATCGGCCGATGtcaccggcgccggcgacggagaTTGCCTCGAGGCGGACGGCGGAGGAGGTGTGGAAGGAGATCACCGGCGGAGGTGGCAGTCGGGGGACGGTGACCCCCGCGGCTCCGGCTGTCGTCGCCgctggcggtggaggcggcggcggtggctcggaGATGACACTGGAGGACTTCCTGGCGACGGAGGGCGCGGTGAAGGAGGACGAGGTTAGGGTTTCGGGCCCCTCTGAGGCCGCGGGAGGGCCGGTGGCGATGGGGTTCCTGAGCGGGGCAGAAGGATTGGGTGGCaggggcggcggtggtgggAAGGGGAGGAAGAGGCGACTCATGGATCCAGTGGATCGAGCTGCGATGCAGCGGCAGAAGCGAATGATCAAAAACCGCGAGTCTGCAGCCAGGTCACGGGAGAGGAAGCAG GCTTATATTGCGGAGCTTGAATCTCTTGTCGCGCAGCTCGAGGAGGAGAGTGCCGAGCTGTTGAGAGAACAG GAGGAGCGACACCAGAAACGGCTTAAAGAGGTAATTTTCTTAATCTTAAGATGTAATATGTGTA cgcatatattttatttatttagtaTATATTGTGCATCCGAAGTTAATCAAATTTGA
- the LOC133909248 gene encoding bZIP transcription factor 12-like isoform X2 has product MASSRVMASSSPSHTASDIARFAQAASKPGGGSGLGSMNVEELLRSIYGDMPTPAPASGGDRPMSPAPATEIASRRTAEEVWKEITGGGGSRGTVTPAAPAVVAAGGGGGGGGSEMTLEDFLATEGAVKEDEVRVSGPSEAAGGPVAMGFLSGAEGLGGRGGGGGKGRKRRLMDPVDRAAMQRQKRMIKNRESAARSRERKQAYIAELESLVAQLEEESAELLREQEERHQKRLKELMERVTPVIVRKNPSRYLRRTNSMQ; this is encoded by the exons ATGGCGTCGTCGAGGGTGATGGCGTCGTCCTCGCCGTCGCACACGGCCTCGGATATCGCGCGCTTCGCGCAGGCCGCGAGCAAGCCCGGCGGGGGCAGCGGACTGGGGTCCATGAACGTCGAGGAGCTCCTCCGCAGCATTTACGGCGACATGCCCACCCCGGCGCCCGCGTCGGGCGGCGATCGGCCGATGtcaccggcgccggcgacggagaTTGCCTCGAGGCGGACGGCGGAGGAGGTGTGGAAGGAGATCACCGGCGGAGGTGGCAGTCGGGGGACGGTGACCCCCGCGGCTCCGGCTGTCGTCGCCgctggcggtggaggcggcggcggtggctcggaGATGACACTGGAGGACTTCCTGGCGACGGAGGGCGCGGTGAAGGAGGACGAGGTTAGGGTTTCGGGCCCCTCTGAGGCCGCGGGAGGGCCGGTGGCGATGGGGTTCCTGAGCGGGGCAGAAGGATTGGGTGGCaggggcggcggtggtgggAAGGGGAGGAAGAGGCGACTCATGGATCCAGTGGATCGAGCTGCGATGCAGCGGCAGAAGCGAATGATCAAAAACCGCGAGTCTGCAGCCAGGTCACGGGAGAGGAAGCAG GCTTATATTGCGGAGCTTGAATCTCTTGTCGCGCAGCTCGAGGAGGAGAGTGCCGAGCTGTTGAGAGAACAG GAGGAGCGACACCAGAAACGGCTTAAAGAG CTCATGGAACGAGTGACGCCAGTCATTGTAAGGAAAAACCCATCACGATATCTTAGAAGAACGAACTCGATGCAGTAG